One Clostridium estertheticum DNA segment encodes these proteins:
- the arsB gene encoding ACR3 family arsenite efflux transporter: MSEVKTPEIGFFARYLTIWVAACMVVGVLIGKFIPGIPEFLNQFEYAKVSIPTAMLIWVMIYPMMMKVDFQSIKNVRKEPKGLYITWVTNWLIKPFTMYAISSFFFFVVFKAFIAPELATQYLAGTILLGAAPCTAMVFVWSTLTKGNPAYTVVQVATNDLIILVAFIPIVKLLLGVSNIAVPWSTLILSVVLFVVIPLAAGILTRTMMTKKRGLEYFENTFLQKFNNVTTIGLLLMLVLLFSFQGETILNNPLHILLIAVPLTIQTFLIFFIAYLAGRKLKLTHDIAAPAGMIGASNFFELSVAVAIALFGMDSPAALATVVGVLTEVPVMLILVKIANNTSNWFPQTVNNNKK; encoded by the coding sequence ATGAGTGAAGTTAAAACACCTGAGATTGGATTCTTCGCGAGGTACTTAACGATTTGGGTAGCAGCTTGTATGGTAGTAGGCGTCCTTATTGGCAAGTTTATTCCAGGAATTCCTGAATTCTTAAATCAATTTGAGTATGCGAAGGTTTCCATACCTACAGCTATGCTTATTTGGGTAATGATTTATCCTATGATGATGAAGGTAGACTTCCAAAGCATTAAGAATGTTAGGAAGGAGCCAAAGGGCTTGTATATAACATGGGTAACAAATTGGCTTATAAAACCATTTACTATGTATGCAATATCTTCATTTTTCTTTTTTGTTGTATTCAAAGCATTTATTGCGCCTGAGCTAGCTACCCAATATCTTGCAGGAACCATATTGCTAGGAGCTGCGCCCTGTACTGCTATGGTATTTGTTTGGAGCACCCTTACAAAAGGCAATCCTGCTTATACTGTTGTACAAGTAGCCACCAATGATTTAATTATATTGGTTGCATTTATCCCTATAGTTAAACTTCTACTCGGTGTTAGCAACATTGCTGTTCCTTGGAGTACGCTGATTTTATCAGTGGTTTTATTTGTTGTTATTCCTCTGGCAGCGGGCATTTTGACTAGAACCATGATGACAAAGAAAAGAGGCCTCGAGTACTTTGAAAATACTTTTCTCCAAAAATTTAATAATGTAACTACTATTGGATTATTACTAATGTTAGTATTGTTATTCTCATTCCAAGGTGAAACCATTTTAAACAATCCATTGCATATTTTACTCATTGCGGTGCCACTAACTATTCAAACTTTCTTAATTTTCTTTATTGCTTATTTAGCTGGTAGAAAGTTAAAGCTAACACATGATATTGCTGCACCTGCTGGAATGATTGGAGCATCAAACTTCTTTGAACTATCAGTTGCTGTTGCAATTGCTTTGTTTGGTATGGATTCTCCAGCAGCTCTAGCTACAGTTGTAGGCGTATTAACTGAAGTGCCAGTAATGCTGATACTTGTAAAAATAGCAAACAATACATCTAATTGGTTTCCACAAACAGTAAACAATAACAAAAAATAA
- a CDS encoding ArsR/SmtB family transcription factor, producing MVDIFKALAEENRLRILALLIEGEMCVCEIEDCLDMNQSNVSRHLTALKKSGILKAYKKAQWVYYKIDNNFIEKNPDLFAYLTKELKQLSSYKSDCEKLAKSKLQCLCDVKMKL from the coding sequence GTGGTTGATATATTTAAAGCATTAGCAGAAGAGAATAGACTTCGCATATTGGCACTGCTTATAGAAGGTGAAATGTGCGTATGTGAAATTGAGGATTGTCTAGATATGAACCAGTCAAATGTTTCTAGGCATCTAACGGCACTTAAAAAGTCTGGAATACTTAAGGCTTACAAAAAAGCACAATGGGTGTATTACAAAATAGATAATAACTTTATAGAAAAAAACCCTGATCTATTTGCTTATTTAACAAAAGAACTGAAACAATTATCTTCCTATAAAAGTGATTGTGAAAAACTGGCTAAATCTAAACTTCAATGTTTATGTGATGTGAAAATGAAATTATAG
- a CDS encoding energy-coupling factor ABC transporter ATP-binding protein — MIKMENIYYSYDSGDTALKDVSLQINAGESVAFIGPNGSGKSTLMKLINGLVSPSSGSYSFEGVEITSKHLQNDSFLKSFHKKIGFVFQNSEVQLFCSNVYEEIAFGIRQMGMPEEEVQKRVEDILKLLKVEDLKHRQPYHLSGGEKRKIAIASVLVMNPEVLVFDEPMNGLDPESKRFLRELMILLNDAGKTILCSTHDFEYVKGVFKRVVVFSKDHTIIRDGSYKEIMEDNEFLFNNNII; from the coding sequence TTGATCAAAATGGAAAATATTTATTACTCATATGATAGTGGTGATACCGCACTTAAAGATGTTAGTTTACAAATTAATGCAGGTGAATCTGTGGCTTTTATAGGCCCAAATGGAAGTGGAAAATCTACACTTATGAAATTGATTAATGGACTAGTGAGTCCTAGTAGTGGAAGCTATAGCTTTGAGGGGGTAGAAATAACTTCAAAACACCTCCAAAATGATTCGTTTTTAAAGAGCTTTCATAAAAAAATCGGTTTTGTATTTCAAAATTCAGAGGTACAGCTTTTTTGCTCAAATGTATATGAAGAAATAGCATTTGGTATAAGACAAATGGGAATGCCTGAAGAAGAGGTTCAGAAAAGGGTTGAAGATATTTTAAAACTCTTAAAGGTTGAAGACTTAAAACATAGACAACCTTATCACCTAAGTGGAGGAGAAAAAAGAAAAATAGCTATAGCCTCTGTACTTGTCATGAACCCAGAGGTGCTTGTTTTTGATGAACCTATGAATGGACTTGATCCTGAGTCAAAAAGGTTTTTAAGGGAACTCATGATTTTATTAAATGATGCTGGAAAAACAATTTTGTGTTCAACTCATGATTTTGAATATGTAAAAGGTGTATTTAAGAGAGTTGTTGTATTTTCAAAGGATCATACAATTATAAGAGATGGTAGCTATAAGGAAATAATGGAAGACAATGAGTTTTTGTTTAACAACAATATAATTTAA
- a CDS encoding thioredoxin family protein produces MIIKVLGSGCSSCKKLEENTRKAVEELGIEATIEKVEDFKQIMAYGVMKTPALVVDEKVKIMGRVPSAEEIKKYL; encoded by the coding sequence ATGATAATAAAAGTTTTGGGTTCAGGATGTTCAAGTTGCAAGAAATTAGAGGAAAACACAAGAAAGGCAGTAGAGGAGTTAGGCATTGAGGCAACTATAGAAAAGGTTGAAGATTTTAAACAAATCATGGCTTATGGAGTTATGAAAACACCTGCTTTAGTGGTAGATGAGAAAGTGAAGATAATGGGAAGAGTACCATCAGCTGAGGAAATTAAGAAATATTTATAA
- a CDS encoding thioredoxin family protein, giving the protein MDKIKGVKFSKNMAKILIPLLIAVAIGAIWYLKSSNKTPIVIDDNHSFDLYVTDSLDIEKLKAYGLPIMIDFGADTCIPCTEMAPVLKQLNQELRGKVIIKFVDVWKYQSLAEGYPISVIPTQIFFDKDGKPYTPKDPEASQMQMYSSKDTKEHAFTTHEGGMTKEQILSVFKEMGVE; this is encoded by the coding sequence ATGGATAAAATAAAGGGTGTAAAGTTTTCTAAGAATATGGCGAAAATATTAATACCTTTACTTATAGCTGTAGCTATAGGAGCAATATGGTATTTGAAAAGCTCTAATAAAACACCAATTGTTATAGATGATAATCACTCTTTTGATCTATACGTAACGGATAGCTTAGATATTGAAAAGCTTAAAGCTTATGGACTACCCATTATGATTGATTTTGGTGCTGATACCTGTATACCCTGCACGGAAATGGCTCCTGTTTTAAAGCAGCTTAACCAGGAGCTTCGTGGGAAAGTAATTATAAAATTTGTTGATGTCTGGAAATATCAAAGTTTAGCAGAGGGTTATCCCATCAGTGTAATCCCAACACAGATTTTTTTTGATAAGGATGGCAAACCTTATACCCCGAAAGACCCAGAAGCCTCACAAATGCAAATGTATTCTTCAAAAGATACAAAAGAGCATGCATTTACTACTCATGAGGGGGGGATGACTAAGGAGCAAATCCTCAGTGTATTTAAGGAGATGGGTGTGGAATGA
- a CDS encoding energy-coupling factor transporter transmembrane component T — MPEWLLKKDDYVPSTEKNTFINKSILSILEMLTKLKYNAKYKSNRFGINTITKFISAVLLIMLVALSRSLNFIIIVDVYLLLIISILKADEIKHIIKLAVVVTIFTLIILLPSFLMGNTNNSILIVIKTLTTVTAVNITSAITQWNDITKTLKLFFIPDIFILVLDITIKYIVIFGEFSLNMLYALKLRSVGKNKNKTTSLSGIIGTMFIKSKEMAEEMYGAMECRGFTGEYKLHSKYKFRLNDIFCIIINIGFIASYFYFVRA; from the coding sequence ATGCCAGAATGGCTTTTGAAAAAAGATGATTATGTTCCTTCCACTGAAAAGAATACCTTTATTAACAAGAGCATTCTATCTATTTTAGAGATGTTAACAAAATTAAAATATAACGCAAAGTATAAATCTAATAGATTTGGAATAAATACCATAACTAAATTTATATCAGCAGTTTTATTAATAATGCTTGTAGCATTATCAAGAAGTTTAAATTTTATTATAATAGTAGACGTGTATTTACTACTTATCATTAGCATACTTAAAGCAGATGAAATAAAACACATAATCAAATTGGCGGTAGTAGTAACAATTTTTACGCTTATTATTCTACTTCCCTCTTTTCTTATGGGAAATACAAATAATAGTATACTGATTGTAATTAAAACACTAACTACGGTAACAGCGGTTAATATCACATCCGCAATTACACAATGGAACGATATAACTAAGACATTAAAACTATTCTTTATACCAGATATTTTTATCTTAGTTTTGGATATTACTATAAAGTATATTGTTATTTTTGGAGAGTTTTCACTGAATATGTTATACGCTCTTAAACTAAGGTCTGTAGGAAAAAACAAAAACAAAACAACCTCGCTATCAGGAATCATAGGTACTATGTTTATAAAGTCAAAGGAAATGGCTGAGGAAATGTATGGAGCAATGGAATGCAGAGGGTTCACTGGAGAATATAAATTACATAGCAAGTACAAATTTAGACTAAATGATATCTTTTGTATTATAATAAACATAGGTTTTATAGCTTCATATTTTTATTTTGTTAGGGCGTGA
- a CDS encoding cytochrome c biogenesis CcdA family protein, whose product MINEWLDILSKLISDSFWLAPFIALLAGVLTSVTPCAITSVPLVIGYVGGSGNNDIKRAFKLSIVFASGMAVTFTILGTMAAILGKLMGTSSSLWYIALGVLMVLMALQVWEVYNFIPSTSLGSNKPKKGFIGAFVAGVLGGIFSSPCATPVLVVLLSIVAKEGDIARGLLLLLLYSIGHSFLVIVAGTSVAFVTRLTSNDKYSAFSKVLKYLMGSAILLIAFYMFYLGF is encoded by the coding sequence ATGATTAATGAATGGCTAGATATATTATCAAAGCTTATATCTGATAGTTTTTGGCTTGCACCATTTATTGCACTACTTGCAGGGGTTTTAACCTCAGTTACCCCCTGTGCAATTACAAGTGTGCCCCTTGTAATTGGGTATGTAGGAGGCTCTGGAAATAATGATATAAAAAGAGCATTTAAGCTATCCATAGTTTTTGCTAGTGGGATGGCAGTTACTTTCACAATTCTCGGCACCATGGCGGCCATTCTAGGTAAACTTATGGGAACATCAAGCTCTTTATGGTATATCGCACTAGGTGTTTTGATGGTACTTATGGCACTTCAAGTGTGGGAGGTATATAATTTTATACCATCAACCTCTTTAGGGAGCAATAAACCTAAAAAAGGTTTTATAGGGGCCTTTGTAGCAGGAGTCCTAGGAGGAATATTTTCATCACCCTGTGCAACCCCAGTACTTGTAGTGTTACTTTCAATAGTAGCAAAGGAAGGCGATATCGCAAGGGGATTACTGCTTTTACTATTATATTCAATAGGACATAGCTTTCTAGTTATAGTAGCAGGAACATCGGTAGCTTTTGTAACAAGGCTTACCTCAAACGATAAATACAGCGCTTTTAGTAAAGTTCTAAAATATCTTATGGGCAGTGCTATTTTGCTTATTGCTTTTTATATGTTTTACTTGGGATTTTAG
- a CDS encoding arsenate reductase ArsC produces the protein MKPKVAFICVHNSCRSQMAEALGVIFGSEVFESYSAGTEIKPQINQDAVRIIKDLYKIDMNETHTSKLIDDIPEADIVIKMGCNVICPIMANRHEEDWGLDDPTGKSDDEFIKTAKIIEEKIKDLKKRIENNEIDLSGEMEI, from the coding sequence ATGAAACCAAAGGTAGCATTTATATGTGTTCATAATTCTTGTAGATCACAGATGGCAGAAGCACTGGGAGTGATATTTGGGTCAGAGGTGTTTGAATCTTATTCAGCAGGTACAGAAATTAAGCCTCAAATAAACCAAGATGCGGTGAGAATAATAAAGGATTTATATAAAATAGACATGAATGAAACTCATACATCCAAATTAATTGACGATATACCAGAAGCTGATATTGTAATAAAAATGGGATGTAATGTAATTTGTCCAATAATGGCTAATAGGCATGAGGAAGATTGGGGACTAGATGACCCAACTGGAAAATCAGATGATGAATTTATAAAGACAGCAAAAATAATTGAAGAAAAAATAAAGGATTTAAAGAAAAGAATTGAAAATAATGAAATTGATTTAAGTGGAGAAATGGAAATATAG
- a CDS encoding permease yields MNVISQIFSWINNEILKMTWLSNLIKGLVENLFGLSIKERLGGSIHFFIYDTIKIFILLSVLIFLISYIQSYFPPERTKKLLGNIKGIKGNILGALLGTITPFCSCSSIPIFIGFNAAGLPLGITFSFLISSPLVDLASLLILMSFFGAKIAIAYVVVGLILAVIGGSIIDKLGLEEYVEGYVKEIENVDAEIVEMTKGERISYSKQQVKDVFHKVWIYVLIGVGVGAAIHNWIPQSIIETVVGNNNPFAVLLATAVGIPMYADIFGTLPIAEALFGKGVGIGTVLSFMMAVTALSLPSIIMLSKVVKPKLLTIFVAIVATGIVIIGYLFNAFSFLLV; encoded by the coding sequence ATGAATGTAATATCACAAATATTTAGTTGGATCAATAATGAGATTTTAAAAATGACTTGGCTTTCGAATCTTATTAAGGGTCTTGTGGAAAATCTATTTGGATTATCAATCAAAGAAAGATTAGGTGGCAGCATACATTTTTTCATTTATGACACTATAAAAATATTTATACTGTTATCTGTGCTGATTTTTCTTATATCCTATATTCAAAGTTATTTTCCACCAGAAAGAACAAAAAAACTTCTTGGGAATATAAAGGGCATTAAGGGAAATATATTAGGGGCGCTACTTGGAACTATTACACCTTTTTGTAGTTGCTCCAGTATTCCAATATTTATAGGATTTAACGCAGCGGGACTACCCCTTGGAATAACCTTTTCCTTCCTTATATCTTCACCACTTGTAGATTTGGCATCATTATTAATTTTAATGTCTTTCTTTGGTGCTAAGATTGCTATTGCCTATGTTGTTGTAGGACTAATTTTAGCAGTTATCGGTGGATCCATTATTGATAAATTAGGGCTTGAAGAGTATGTAGAAGGTTATGTTAAAGAAATAGAAAATGTGGACGCAGAGATAGTTGAAATGACAAAGGGCGAGCGAATATCTTATTCAAAGCAGCAGGTCAAAGACGTATTTCATAAGGTTTGGATATATGTTTTAATCGGGGTTGGTGTTGGCGCTGCCATTCACAATTGGATACCTCAATCAATAATAGAAACCGTAGTTGGAAATAACAATCCATTTGCAGTATTACTAGCTACTGCTGTAGGTATACCAATGTATGCTGACATATTCGGCACGCTACCAATAGCAGAAGCGCTATTTGGTAAAGGTGTAGGAATTGGTACAGTATTATCCTTTATGATGGCAGTAACTGCTCTTTCACTTCCATCCATAATTATGCTTAGTAAAGTTGTTAAACCTAAATTATTAACTATATTTGTAGCTATAGTTGCAACAGGCATAGTTATAATAGGATATTTATTTAATGCATTTTCATTTTTATTAGTTTAA
- the arsD gene encoding arsenite efflux transporter metallochaperone ArsD gives MKKMQIFEAAMCCSTGLCGVGVDPELLRVSTVLNALKKNGVEVDRFNLSGSPQEFVDNKVINKFINEKGIDEMPITILDGEIVLIGRYPTNKELMKLLNVPMSFLGEKPKSFKIKAAPKSGN, from the coding sequence ATGAAAAAAATGCAAATATTTGAAGCTGCAATGTGTTGCTCAACAGGACTTTGTGGAGTAGGGGTTGACCCTGAACTTCTTAGGGTTTCAACTGTTCTTAATGCATTAAAGAAGAATGGTGTTGAGGTGGACAGATTTAACCTTTCAGGTTCACCGCAGGAGTTTGTGGATAATAAAGTAATTAATAAGTTCATTAACGAAAAAGGTATTGATGAGATGCCGATTACTATCTTAGATGGTGAAATAGTGCTTATAGGTAGATATCCAACAAATAAAGAATTAATGAAGCTTTTAAATGTTCCAATGAGCTTTTTAGGGGAAAAACCTAAAAGTTTTAAAATAAAAGCAGCCCCTAAATCAGGTAATTAA
- a CDS encoding ArsR/SmtB family transcription factor, with translation MHSIILFKGSEMMEKLLNLFKVLSDETRMRILVLLYHKKLCVCQIQGILEEGQPKISKHLGKLRDMGFVKDERQEQFIYYYIDKDNELLRGILEKIIASSENYDTISKDLKTLQKGDEYTELLKNRCNPSN, from the coding sequence ATGCATAGTATTATTTTATTTAAAGGAAGTGAGATGATGGAAAAACTATTGAATTTATTTAAAGTGCTATCTGACGAAACTCGGATGAGGATTTTAGTGCTACTATATCACAAAAAACTTTGTGTATGCCAGATTCAAGGAATACTAGAAGAAGGTCAGCCTAAAATTTCAAAGCACTTAGGTAAACTTCGCGACATGGGCTTTGTAAAAGATGAAAGGCAAGAACAATTTATTTACTATTACATAGATAAGGATAATGAGCTTCTTCGGGGCATACTAGAGAAAATAATCGCAAGTTCAGAAAATTACGATACCATAAGTAAAGATTTGAAAACCCTTCAAAAGGGTGATGAGTATACGGAACTGCTTAAAAATAGATGCAATCCTAGTAATTAA
- a CDS encoding DUF1003 domain-containing protein translates to MANKISDTEKIVNEILEQGEIFNDIEEDLLHELLGNKISKDNVITHAQTLTFGNKMADKIAASVGSWSFIIIALSIIAIWIVVNSIFKNLFDPFPFILLNLVLSCTAAIQAPVIMMSQNRQEDKDRIKSTNDYKINLKSELIIQDLHKKMDTLIENQKILVENQSKMVKYIDSLPK, encoded by the coding sequence TTGGCTAATAAAATATCAGATACCGAAAAAATTGTAAATGAAATATTAGAACAAGGAGAGATTTTTAACGATATTGAAGAAGATTTATTGCATGAACTATTAGGAAATAAGATATCCAAAGATAACGTAATCACTCATGCACAGACCCTTACTTTCGGGAATAAAATGGCGGATAAAATAGCCGCATCAGTAGGAAGCTGGAGTTTTATAATAATTGCATTATCAATTATAGCAATATGGATAGTGGTTAATTCTATTTTTAAAAATTTATTCGATCCATTTCCATTTATACTTCTTAATCTAGTGCTATCTTGTACTGCCGCTATACAAGCTCCTGTAATTATGATGAGCCAGAATAGACAGGAAGATAAAGATAGAATAAAATCAACAAACGATTATAAAATAAATCTTAAATCAGAATTAATAATTCAAGATTTGCATAAGAAAATGGATACATTAATTGAAAATCAAAAGATATTAGTAGAAAATCAATCTAAAATGGTGAAATATATTGATAGTTTACCAAAATAA
- the cbiM gene encoding cobalt transporter CbiM codes for MHIPDNYLSPTTCAVMGAVMVPIWKIAVKKVKNELTKKRIPLMGIGAAFAFMVMMFNIPLPGGTTGHAVGATLIALLLGPWAACISITIALLVQAVIFGDGGILAFGANCFNMAFIAPFIGYYSYNLIKQRIKTDKGNYTAIFISAYLALNAAAMFTAIEFGIQPLLFVDGAGLPIYSPYPLNVSIPAMLIPHLLIVGVLEGIITAGVYGFIKQASPGIIYEGLKIKMKPIYGLIIGMVCLSPLGLLATGTAWGEWAPEEINNVLTKGKTLGFIPKGMQKGFSFKALMPDYSVNGISEIMGYILSAIGGIAIVIIIFKLINSKASHEKREF; via the coding sequence ATGCATATTCCAGATAATTATTTAAGTCCAACAACCTGCGCAGTTATGGGTGCAGTTATGGTGCCAATATGGAAAATCGCTGTAAAAAAGGTTAAAAATGAATTAACAAAAAAAAGAATACCTCTCATGGGCATAGGAGCAGCGTTTGCCTTTATGGTTATGATGTTTAATATCCCACTTCCAGGAGGAACTACTGGACATGCAGTGGGAGCAACTTTGATAGCACTTCTGCTAGGACCATGGGCAGCCTGCATATCAATAACTATTGCACTGCTCGTGCAGGCGGTTATCTTTGGAGATGGTGGTATTTTAGCATTTGGAGCAAATTGCTTTAATATGGCATTTATAGCACCTTTTATAGGGTATTATTCTTACAATTTAATAAAGCAAAGAATTAAAACAGATAAAGGTAATTACACCGCAATTTTTATTTCAGCATACTTAGCACTTAATGCCGCTGCAATGTTTACAGCTATTGAATTTGGAATTCAACCTCTTTTATTTGTGGATGGAGCAGGACTTCCAATTTATTCTCCATATCCATTAAACGTTTCAATTCCTGCAATGCTTATCCCCCATTTACTTATTGTAGGGGTTCTAGAAGGAATTATTACAGCTGGTGTATATGGATTTATTAAGCAGGCTTCACCAGGAATTATTTATGAAGGTTTAAAAATAAAGATGAAACCGATTTATGGACTCATTATTGGAATGGTCTGCCTTTCTCCACTTGGACTACTAGCAACTGGAACGGCATGGGGAGAGTGGGCACCAGAGGAAATTAATAATGTATTAACTAAGGGTAAAACATTAGGTTTTATTCCAAAAGGAATGCAAAAGGGGTTTAGTTTTAAGGCACTAATGCCGGATTATTCAGTTAATGGAATCTCAGAAATTATGGGTTATATACTCTCAGCAATAGGTGGAATTGCTATTGTGATTATAATTTTTAAGCTAATTAATAGTAAAGCAAGCCATGAAAAGAGGGAGTTTTAA